The genomic window TTGCACAAGAacttacaataaaatattttgtatttcagacaCACTTTTGATCCTAATGGACACCTGCCTTTGAGAGCCCTTGGAATGTGACTGCAGGCTCTTTACGTCTGTGTTGTTCTTGGTCTCAGTCCTAGGGCCTTAATATGTATGTCCATAAGTCATTTAGGTGAATGTTAAGATTGCCCCGAGCCAATGGAGGGCAATCAAACCACAATTTCTGCAGGAACTGCGAGAAGAACAAGGATGCTTTTTGGATGACAAGATGTCATCTTTTCAGTGCATCTCTGGAGTGAAAGAAGGCAGACAAAGTATGTCATCTGATGCTTATCCTGTCCTTGTGGATAACGGGTTGAGACACCACCTTGAGACACAGAGAAAGAGCACATCATGTGTCAGTGGAGCATTGGGGAAAGCACATTCATAGCTTGAATGGTTAACATCCTAGGAGCATCTCTGAAAAGCAGTCACATGTGACAACATGCGCTCTTGAGCATTCACTACACTATTGTGAAATACCAGTGGCAATCATGGGGGTAAACTGGTAGTGGTGACaagaaaggcagaggaaggcaAGCACTTGAAATGTGGTGCTGTATATAATGAAGAATATCCCGGGATACGCTTAAAATGCTTAGCAAGAGTTTCAGTTAACTAGTTTTGTTCTACAGCTGTAGGGGTTACATTGTACTGTGATGGCAAGATGATTCTCCATCATGCCCAGCTCACTGCGGAGCACTTAAAGCACAGACCCAGGTGTGAACTCACTCCGAGAGGTAAAAACAAAGCTGCATTATGTAATAAGATTTAATGATTATTTGAATCTCTTTTTCCACCCCTGTGGATCATTGATTTAACCTTCCTTGTTTTGTTCTTGGGATATTGCTAAAACAAGTAACCATGTCCCAAAATTAATcaggaccattttttttttataaccctGTAAGAGCGTTTTGAGTTTTGCTTTGTCTCTTCAAGAAAGGAACACTAACAGAACCACCATTTTTGCTAGGAACTGCAAGACATTTGCAAAATGTTCAGATTGTGTGGCCATAGGGAACGAACGCATAATATATTATGTGCATAACCTTATTTTCtctcagaggaaaacaaaagcagaccTTTTAAAGCCACCACTAAGGAGATTTCTATTTAGAGAATACGCAATAACTCATATTGAGACAAGATTTTAATCTCAGCAAAGCTTTGGATAATCTGCTGGCACCTGTGTTTGCTGCTCTTCCACCCCATTGCACTGCTTAGACTGGGGGCCAAAGGCCGGATCCTGCAAGCCTGTTTGTGGCAGCGGTCCTGCTTACGAAAGTGAGAGTCTTGGCAGGAGGAAGGCAAAGGTTTTTCCTCCCCTTAAAGTGTTATCTATGAGGAACTGACACCAGTGTCATTGTCTTTTATATTCCACTGAAGCTTCTTACTCTTTTTTCCAAGTACTGCACTAGTTGACATTATTTGTTGCGGTACATATCATACAGATACATTATGCTGACTTGCTGAGGAAAAGGTGTGAAGTATAGACAACCCTGTCTGAGGGAAACAGGTAGAAAGGTATTATCTGGGATGATCTTTGAAAGAATTGGGATAGGTTTTTCAGATGTAGATCTGAGCTACTGGACAAATCAGCCTGTGTGTGTTCTGCAGAGATTTTTATAGTGGTTTCACGGTACGAGCAAACGGGGATGTTTTTCAGTATTATGTAGATACCATTACGGATACTGTGGTGTCTTGCTGCTGAGGCCTCTGTACCTGACCAATATATGAACTCCAGTTAACCAGTGTCACATTAGGAAAGAGAaagatatgttaaaaaaaaaaaaaaaaaaggtttatgcaTGATAATTTGGCCATACAGTGAATAGTGCTGTAAAAGGAGATCACGTGGCTgagcacaggaaagaaaagaaaaaaaatctacctctGATGTATCTTACATAGGTCTCATCCCCTTAAAAATGAGCATTATTCATTTGAAAGggttaaaaataacatcagatttctctccttctttgattctgtgattcatgCTTCCCATTTTAAAGTCTACACCCTGTGAAGAAGAGTGCGTTatcaaggaaaggaaagaggcttGCCAGGGACAGAAGGTAATTTCCCGTAGCAGGTGCGTACAGCAGGTGGTACACAGTGTACCTGCAACGAAAAGGTAGATTTAGGCTAAGATTTTATTTAATATGGAAAACTTATTGCATCCTGAGCCACTACTGGGGATGTGCCAAAAATCGTGTCTGCAGCATGATTTATTACGTGAAAATACCACCGAACTAATCAGTGGAGTTACTAATTAATACAAATCTGCATTTTTGCATAAGCAATTAGTGCAAAGAGAGTGCAATGAAAAAGGAAGTTTGACTCATTTAATCTCAGTGTCTATTCAGGCGGAAAGACCCACTAGGGCAAGGCACTAGGATctacatttggattttttttccttttgattagtTAAAGGAACTAAAAGGTCAAATTATCAATATTTAATTCAAATGGAAATGCATTTgttcaagaggaaagaaaacactttatttAAACAAGGTGGGACTCTGGGGGTAAATGCCTGGAtcaaaaataattagattttgcAGTTATAACAGCATCTAAATCCCGTCTGATAAGAATCCTTTTTCCTACTAAGAGAGGTGGTTTGATAGCGATAGCAAAGACTGCCGGTGTTATTTAAACTCTAGCTCAGGCGGTAGCTGGCCTACCAATACAATTTAGACATTTGCTTTAATGGTACGTACTTCTCCGATTtgtgtgtttggggggttttttaatcaatttgaattatattttaaatctaTTGCGATTTCATAATTGTGTGCACTTGACTAAAAGAGTCATTTGAAAAGCTGACAATTAAACCTTGGTGGTGATGTATTTTCCATTAACTAAATAGAAGTTTACATTTATAGAATTAAAACAACAACGGCATTTAACTAACGGGGAAAGGCTCAATAAAATTAATACACTGAgtcttaaggggaaaaaagagcagaaaaggcaCCTTAATCATTCGTACCAATTCCGAGCCCAGCTGTACGTGTATCCTAGAGAGACGCTGGACAGTGCGGTACAGACGCACCCCAGCACCGAGCCGGTGCCGGAGCGGTATTTCGAAGCGTTCTTCTCCGCCGGTGATCTCCGAGCCAAGGCAGCTGGAGCAAGCTGAGCGTTCCTCGGAGCGTTCCGGGCAGCGTGCGGTGCGGctgccgtccccgtccccgtccccgtccccgtccccgtccccgtcccctcctctGGCCGCAGCGGTGGGGCCGGGAGGGCAAACCCAAGCTGGCCCttgccgggccccggccccgcggtgCCGTGCGGTGaaatggggtggggtgggatgggatgggataggatGGGTGGACAGGAGATGCGGGCAGtgctactccccccccccccccccccttttttttttttttttaattaggataaCCCTCGGGCTTTGTGTGGGTGCCCtgctggagagggagggagagggaaacgTGACAGCGAAAGGAGAGAGCCCGGGCTGCCCAGGCAGTAAATCACTCGCTAAATTATAAGCGCGGCTTCCTCTCTCCAATAGCTTTAAGCTATTTGGGGAGGCATCCTTTTCCCGCACTCTCGCAGGTGCAATATGAATCAATTATCTTAATTAAGATAATGCCGCAAACCCAAGAGATTTCCTCGGGAGCGGATTTCGCGCTCCGGACAACCGTAAGGCGTTTCCACGGCGCTGCTCCCCCCCGCAAcaaacctccctccctcccacccggccgggccgggccgggccgggggctcaGCCCCGGCGGCGCCCCGCGGAGGGCctgcgctccccgccgccgcccgccgcaccGGGCCCCAGCCGGCCCCGGGAGGCAGCAGATGaggcgggagccggcggggcggggggcggccgggccgggccggagcttTGTTGGGACGCGTGCGCTTCGCGTGCCGCGCCGCgggggggaagaagggatggaggcagggaggaaacagaaagagagaaaaaggagggggggggggggagaaaaaggaaaagaaagagagaaaaagaaaaggagaaaaggaagaagagaaaaaagaaaaagagaaaaagaaaggctgcgggaggaaaaataagcagaagcCGAATTAGAGGCCAGATGGAGAAGGAGGAGTCTGtaggtcggggtgggggggaagagagtcTTGGAGCGATAAAATCaaggggctgggaggagaggagaggcacgGAAGGTGGGAAACCGGAGCCACCGAGGCAGGGGACGGCCCGAGCGGGAAAGGCAGAGCCGGCCGCCTGGGAGACGGGGAGGAGAAGCGGTGCCGGAGAAGCGGGGGGGGAGCGGGAAGGACGAAGCCGGCGCGGCAGAGAGCCCCGGAGCGCAGCGCCCGTCCTCCGCCCCGACGGGCTGCCCCGAGGAGTGCCGCGTACCTGCCGGCCGGCTCCTCCACGGCCACGCGTGTCCCCTCGCCCAGCGCCGCCTGGGGGGGAGCCAGCCCCCCCCGCGCCGCGCTCGGCCGGCTTGAAGCCCCTCTGTCCGGCTGCCTGCCCCCGTACCTGTCTCCCTACCGCTCCGTCTATCGCCCATTTGTTGACTTCGTTTCGCTCTCGGGGAAGCTGACCCTGCGGAGCACACTCAGAGGCACACGAGCACCCCGAGGCTCTCGCCGCTCCCCGGGACCCGCTCTCCCGGTCTTTTTGCCTGCTGTGTCCCCAGCGCCCCGCGCTCCCGGTGCACTCCCAGCCAGTCCCATCCAAGCGCGGGTGACGCTTTCCAGCAGCCGAGACGGGGCCGGCCCAGCCCCGGCCCTCTCCCGCGCCCTCCAAACCTGTTCAACCCCCACCGCTCCCCAAACGCCTCCGCTTCAGCAGCgcggcagccccagcagctcgCCGTTAACGGGGTCGCGCTCCCGGGGGAGCGGCCGGCCCGGCGGGACGGCCTGCCCAGCCGCCCGGGGCACGGGCATCCTGCCGGTCCCTGCCTCGGGGGCGCCTCTGCGGGCGGAGAGGGGCTCGCCACGGGCAGGGGCTGCCGCTAGGTGGGCAAGCGCCGGCGCCCCCCTCCCGGCCGTGCCCCGGGGAAGGGCCGCAGCCGCCGGTGCCCCGAGCGTGCCCCGCTCCGTCCAGCCCCTCTCGTCCGAGCCGGCGGCGCGCGCCGCGCTGCCGCCCCTCGCTTCCCGCGGAGAACCGGCCGGCTCGGAAACGACAAAACGCAGCCGGTTGCCCTTCGTGTTAGATTACCGAGAAGGCAAACATCGCCCGGAGTCCGCTCCTGCCGCCCCGCCAGCCCCAGGGCTATGTAGGTCACCAACAGgagggaaacattttaaaaataacccgGCCTGGAAAAATATCTTTCGAATCTGCCTGCGCAGGGCGGAACTACTGGGTTCGCATTTAAAGCCGCgggaggagaaaataattttagttttttccttttgttgattAAATCTCCGGATAACGCGTGCCGGTAGCAAAGCTCCCCGTGTGGTCACGCGAGGGGGACATCTCCCTCGTTAAAGCGCACCTCTGAAATTTGGCGGCGTTCGCAAACTCTGGCGACGCTTTTAAAGACTTTAAAGCCATCCCTCAGCGTCTTTCTTTCAGACTCCCCGTTAACCGGCGGTATTTCCATCACAAACCCGGGGAAAGCAGGACAGCGTTTGCTCGGACGGCAGGACAGACCGAGGGGCACGGCGGCTCCGGGACGCCGTTTCCCCCAGCACCGGAGAAAGCCAACGGCGGcggtcgggggggtgggggggggggggtgcgtgtgtctgtggcggcgggggagcggcAAGGACGGGGACGGGGAGGCTCCGGGGGTCAGAGGCGCCCGTTAGGAGCTGctggggagggcggcgggggacCCGCGGAGGCCGCACCCCGGAACAATGGGAACAATGCGGCTCCGCGGGTCGGGGCAGGCAgctccgctcggctcggctcggctcggctcggctcggctccgctccgcgcccgccccgccgccgccggggggccGCCCGGTGACAGATGGCGTCGCCCGGCGGGCCACAAAGGGCGTGGCGGCTCAACGGGCGGGCGCGCGGCCGCATACAAATAAGGGGTgtcacgtgtgtgtgtgtgggggggggggggggggtcgccgCCGCGCCTGACGTGGGCGGCCATATGGCGCGTGCcaccgggcggggcggggcgcggggcggggcgcggggcggggcgcagGCGCGTTGGGCGGTGGCGATCGCCGCGGTACCCAGGTCCCGGTGCCGGCCCCCCGCCGCGCATCCTCGGTCCCGCTATATAACGGGGGAACCCGGCGCCGCGCAAcctcgggaaaaaaaaaacacgcGGCGCCCTCGCACGGAGAGTTGCGCCGGGGTTATGAGACCGTCACCGCGCAGGAGAGGCTGAGCAACGGAGGTAACGGGAACCCGGCTTTTCCCCACCGCGGGAAAGGGGTTGGCGGCGGCTGCCGGGGTGGGAGAGGAGCCCTGCGGGGTCGGGACGGGAGGGAGCTGCCTCTGCCGGAGCGGCTTCTGTTTGTGTTGTCGCTGGCGGAGGTGGGAACGGGCGGTGGTGCCTGCCGGTGTGTGCGGGCAGCCGTGTGCGCGCACACCTGTGTCCatccacacacgcacacataaatatgtatatgcgcgcgcgtgtgtgtctGTACGTATGTATGCAAACGTATATGTGCTTCCATCCACGTACCTATATATGTGAACGGATACGTGCTCCCATAcgcatacatacatatgtaagCGGCTATGTGCGtccacacgcacacacaaacacGGGTATGTGCGTCCATCTATACTATACACACGCCCGTACGATGTATGTACCTGTGCCTCCGCCTCTGCACCTCCTAACTTCCAGCTCCCTCTGCCCCGCGGAGGGCGGCCGCCGCGGTCCCACCGCGGGCTGCGcaccggcgggcgggcggcattGTTCCTCCCCGGTGTGCCCGGTCCGACCGGGGGGATGGTCGCGACCCTTCACGAAGGGCccccgcggggagcggggggacGATGCCCGCCTGCGGCggagggggtgccgggggcgGAAAGCCGGGGCCGGTCCCGCACCTGTTACGGCGGGCGGGGGCACCGAGCGGCGACCCTGGGGGGGCCGGAGCGGGACCGCGGGAGGCTCGCCGGGAGAGACTGAGCGGCGTCGGTGGCGGGAGCAGGTGCCCGGCGGCCGTCGGGGCGGCGCGGGAGCTCCGCGGAAGGAGGCGGCGAGAGGGagccgcggggagcggcggggacgggcggcgcgggcgggcaTCCGTCCCTGCGGCTGTCCTGCGTGCCCCCCCGCCGCCTTTCGCCCTCCCCGATTCGGcaaatgtggggttttgttgccggggttttttattttttttttttttttaaaccgccGGGtctgcccgcgccgcgccgctcggGCTGCCGCCCGCACCCGTAATCTCCTTCTATGCCCCGCTAGTACCAGCGAGTTACATAACGGCATTTGAGCACACGTCAACTCAGTTAGAAGGCAGGCCGGCGGAGACAACTAAAAGTTGGCGCTGGCACGGTGGGGAAGCCGGGGCTTCCCTCGCGAGGGGACGGGGGTGGCGGGCGGCTTCTCCGCGCGGGGCCGCCGGCCTGGGCGCTGACTCGgctcttttctgtctcctccGCCACGCAGAGGCTCACCATGACCAAGTCGTACAGCGAGAGCGGGCTGATGGgcgagccccagccccagggccccccgaGCTGGGCGGACGAGTGCCTGAGCTCCCAGGACGAGGAGCACGAGGCggacaagaaggaggaggacCTGGAGGGCCTGCACGCCGAGGCCGAGGAGGACTCGCTGCGCAAcggcgaggaggaggacgaggaggacgacttggacgaggaggaggaagaggaggaggaggaggacgacgacGACCAGAAGCCCAAGAGGCGGGGCCCCAAGAAGAAGAAGATGACCAAGGCGCGCATGGAGCGGTTCAAGCTGCGGCGCATGAAGGCCAACGCCCGGGAGCGCAACCGCATGCACGGCCTGAACGCGGCCCTGGACAACCTGCGGAAGGTGGTGCCCTGCTACTCCAAGACGCAGAAGCTCTCCAAGATCGAGACCCTGCGCCTGGCCAAGAACTACATCTGGGCGCTCTCCGAGATCCTGCGCTCGGGCAAGAGCCCCGACCTGGTCTCCTTCGTGCAGACCCTCTGCAAGGGCCTGTCGCAGCCCACCACCAACCTGGTGGCCGGCTGCCTGCAGCTCAACCCGCGGACTTTCCTCCCCGAGCAGAGCCAGGAGGTGCCGCCCcacgtggcggcggcggcggcggcggcggcggcggcggcggcggcggcggggggcgcgcCCTTCCCGGCCCACCCCTACCCCTACCAGTCGCCCGGCCTGCCCAGCCCGCCCTACGGCACCATGGACAGCTCCCACCTCTTCCACCTCAAGCCGCCGCACGCCTACGGCGCCGCGCTCGAGCCCTTCTTCGAGAGCGGCCTGGCGGAGGGCGCCAGCCCCGCCTTCGACGGGCCGCTCAGCCCGCCCCTCAGCGTCAACGGCAACTTCTCCTTCAAGCACGAGCCGGCCGCCGACTTCGACAAGAGCTACGCCTTCACCATGCActaccccgccgccgccgccgccgccgccgccgccgccgcgctggccgccgcgcccgcccacGCCGCCATCTtcccggccgccgcctcccgctgCGAGATCCCGGTCGACGGCCTGGCGCCCTACGAGGGCCACCCGCACCACGAGC from Accipiter gentilis chromosome 1, bAccGen1.1, whole genome shotgun sequence includes these protein-coding regions:
- the NEUROD1 gene encoding neurogenic differentiation factor 1, with translation MTKSYSESGLMGEPQPQGPPSWADECLSSQDEEHEADKKEEDLEGLHAEAEEDSLRNGEEEDEEDDLDEEEEEEEEEDDDDQKPKRRGPKKKKMTKARMERFKLRRMKANARERNRMHGLNAALDNLRKVVPCYSKTQKLSKIETLRLAKNYIWALSEILRSGKSPDLVSFVQTLCKGLSQPTTNLVAGCLQLNPRTFLPEQSQEVPPHVAAAAAAAAAAAAAAGGAPFPAHPYPYQSPGLPSPPYGTMDSSHLFHLKPPHAYGAALEPFFESGLAEGASPAFDGPLSPPLSVNGNFSFKHEPAADFDKSYAFTMHYPAAAAAAAAAAALAAAPAHAAIFPAAASRCEIPVDGLAPYEGHPHHERVLGAQLNAIFHD